The Veillonellales bacterium genome includes the window TGGAATAAATCGTATTGGACGAAGTAATATCTTCGGAACGGATCGTCCCGACTACTGTGATTTTTTGCGCTTCCCCATTTTGTTTAATACTTTGGGTTCCGGAAATCACCATATTGCCATTAGGTTTCACTTCAGTGATTACAGCGGTCATTGTCCCAGTCACCACATTCGTGTTGGCTATGGTCCCCTTAGCAGTGAAGCTATCCGTATCGGCAGCACTGGCGGCAGCAATTCCATGGAAGATCCCGGTTCCGGCACTCATAGTAGTACTGGCATTTTTGGAATTACTGGCCGAACCGGCACGAGTAGCACTGGAAGTCTCATTAATGAGAATCGTAACAATATCGCCCACAGCATGGGCTTTATGATCGGCAAACAGACTGGAAGCAGAACCGTTATCACTCCACAAGGAATCGGCCTGAGCCGAATTGGCCAAGGGAAACGATAGCGCTAACAAACCTGCCAGCAGCAATCCGGTTAACCTGAAGCGAATCATCTGTTTCACCTTCCGTTATACGTCGCTGCCAAAACAGCAGCATCATTCAGCACTTTGGCGACGAT containing:
- a CDS encoding flagellar basal body L-ring protein FlgH, which translates into the protein MIRFRLTGLLLAGLLALSFPLANSAQADSLWSDNGSASSLFADHKAHAVGDIVTILINETSSATRAGSASNSKNASTTMSAGTGIFHGIAAASAADTDSFTAKGTIANTNVVTGTMTAVITEVKPNGNMVISGTQSIKQNGEAQKITVVGTIRSEDITSSNTIYSSYIANAQIFVDGKGPIAGKQRQGIVSQLFNFLF